A part of Pseudobacteroides sp. genomic DNA contains:
- a CDS encoding DUF421 domain-containing protein, producing the protein MLVVFIRTLILFLIVVIVMRAMGKRQIGQLQPFELAVAIMISELAAVPMQNTGIPLVNGIIPIITLLVAQITLSLISLKSIKARSIICGRPNILIENGKINEVNLRKELYTMNDLLEQLRIKGTSNISDVEYAILETNGQLSIIPKSQKRPLTPEDIKIETNYEGIPLDLVIDGDVNYNNLKKAKLDEKWLMNELNNCGINNTKDALFVSLDSSGKVYFQKKAQN; encoded by the coding sequence GTGTTAGTAGTTTTCATAAGAACTCTCATACTCTTTTTAATAGTCGTTATTGTCATGCGTGCAATGGGAAAACGTCAAATCGGTCAGCTGCAGCCGTTTGAACTGGCAGTTGCCATTATGATATCCGAATTGGCAGCCGTCCCAATGCAAAACACCGGAATCCCTCTAGTAAATGGTATTATTCCAATTATTACCTTGCTGGTTGCACAGATTACCTTATCGCTAATATCCCTAAAAAGTATCAAAGCACGCAGTATCATATGTGGAAGACCCAATATTCTTATAGAAAACGGCAAGATTAATGAAGTTAATTTAAGAAAGGAGCTATACACAATGAACGACCTGCTAGAACAGCTTAGAATTAAGGGCACAAGCAATATTTCAGACGTTGAGTATGCTATTCTCGAGACAAATGGCCAGCTTAGCATTATTCCAAAATCTCAAAAGAGGCCCCTTACCCCTGAAGACATAAAAATAGAAACTAACTATGAAGGCATACCACTAGACTTGGTAATTGACGGTGATGTTAACTATAATAATCTTAAAAAGGCTAAGCTCGATGAAAAGTGGCTGATGAATGAATTAAATAATTGCGGTATCAACAATACAAAAGATGCTTTATTTGTCAGCTTGGACTCTAGCGGAAAAGTCTACTTTCAGAAAAAAGCCCAGAACTAA
- a CDS encoding spore coat protein encodes MRSISDQEVMSILLNEHKLAASSLTNLVLESTNQFLRNDATVILTSTFNHQKQIFDMMNQKGWYKTSLASQQDISKAQQEVARINV; translated from the coding sequence ATGAGAAGTATATCTGATCAGGAAGTTATGTCCATTTTATTAAATGAACACAAGCTTGCAGCATCTTCTTTGACAAATCTTGTGCTTGAAAGCACAAATCAGTTTTTAAGAAATGATGCAACTGTTATTCTTACAAGTACATTCAATCATCAAAAGCAAATCTTTGATATGATGAACCAAAAAGGATGGTATAAAACTTCACTTGCAAGTCAGCAGGATATAAGTAAGGCTCAGCAGGAAGTAGCAAGAATTAACGTATAA
- a CDS encoding alpha/beta-type small acid-soluble spore protein, which produces MANNNNNSKTQFDNMKYEIAKEIGVNLKQGYNGDLTAREAGKVGGNIVKKVFQSYTGNSYPTEKLNDTSR; this is translated from the coding sequence ATGGCAAACAACAATAACAACAGCAAAACTCAGTTTGATAACATGAAGTATGAAATAGCTAAAGAAATCGGTGTAAACTTAAAGCAGGGATATAACGGCGACTTGACTGCAAGAGAAGCAGGAAAGGTTGGCGGTAATATAGTTAAGAAGGTTTTCCAGTCATACACTGGTAACAGCTATCCTACTGAAAAATTAAACGACACTTCCAGATAA